A portion of the Thiohalorhabdus denitrificans genome contains these proteins:
- a CDS encoding carbohydrate ABC transporter permease, with product MPLRNRWKSFIDRETPAAWLLAAPALLGLLAFVALPFLLALALSFTDLRMGSPLPVEWAGLEQYARILSDPGFLHALRNNAVFAAVVVPLQTALALGLALLLDRPLRGMVVFRTLFFLPVVFPMSLVAVVWILIYAPGTDGLMNAALATLTLGAWEPVDFLHDPRWALPAIMLLSIWQGVGFQMVILLAALQGVPQTLHEAARLDGAGPVRRFWHVTLPQLRNPLIFVALVTAILAFRLFDQVQIMTQGGPLDATTTVM from the coding sequence ATGCCACTGCGGAATCGCTGGAAATCCTTCATCGACCGCGAAACCCCCGCCGCCTGGCTGCTGGCGGCCCCGGCCCTGCTCGGCCTGCTCGCCTTCGTGGCGCTGCCCTTCCTCCTGGCCCTGGCGCTGTCCTTCACCGACCTGCGCATGGGCTCGCCCCTGCCCGTGGAATGGGCGGGCCTGGAACAGTACGCCCGCATCCTCTCCGACCCGGGCTTCCTCCACGCCCTGCGCAATAACGCGGTGTTCGCCGCGGTGGTGGTGCCGCTGCAGACGGCCCTGGCTCTGGGGCTGGCCCTGCTGCTCGACCGGCCCCTGCGCGGCATGGTGGTGTTCCGCACCCTGTTTTTCCTGCCGGTGGTGTTCCCCATGTCCCTGGTGGCGGTGGTGTGGATCCTGATCTACGCCCCCGGCACGGACGGGCTCATGAACGCCGCGCTGGCCACGCTGACCCTCGGTGCCTGGGAGCCCGTGGACTTCCTGCACGATCCCCGCTGGGCGCTGCCGGCCATCATGCTGCTGTCCATCTGGCAGGGGGTGGGCTTCCAGATGGTCATCCTGCTTGCGGCCCTGCAGGGGGTGCCGCAGACCCTGCACGAGGCCGCCCGACTGGACGGCGCCGGGCCGGTGCGCCGCTTCTGGCACGTGACCCTGCCGCAGCTGCGCAACCCCCTGATCTTCGTCGCCCTGGTCACCGCCATCCTCGCCTTCCGGCTGTTCGACCAGGTGCAGATCATGACCCAGGGCGGGCCGCTGGACGCCACCACCACGGTCATGTAA
- a CDS encoding ABC transporter substrate-binding protein: protein MDGRPSCKAIRHLLPIALLLLAGCGGEDGEGGAVRLEAWHHAGREAERRTIREQVARFNAQHEGEIRIELTLIPEGSYNAQVQAAALAGELPDLLELDGPYLYQYVWQGSLRPVGPFLPEDTRADILPSIREQGTFRGRLYSVGAFDSALGLYARRDRLKEIGARIPEGPGEAWSVKEFEQVLGLLAEADPDGAVLDLHLNYEGEWFPYAFAPVLWSAGGGLIARPDHDRARGVLDSPESVAAMERLQGWIEAGYVDPNLDDAAFTEGRVALSWGGHWNYPRYRAAVGEDLVVLPLPDFGRGTRTAQGSWNWGIARACPDPEAAGEFLAFLLEDEEVLAMTRANGAVPGTRPALERSPLYGPDGPLRLLAEQLQGGQAVPRPRTPAYPVISTIFQDAFADIRHGMDVREVLERAAAEIDADLEANEGYRFPEEPRRR from the coding sequence GTGGACGGCCGTCCAAGCTGTAAAGCGATTCGACACCTGCTGCCGATTGCCCTCCTCCTGCTCGCGGGCTGCGGCGGGGAGGACGGGGAAGGGGGGGCGGTCCGCCTGGAGGCCTGGCACCACGCCGGGCGGGAGGCGGAGCGGCGCACCATCCGGGAGCAGGTGGCCCGCTTCAACGCCCAGCACGAGGGGGAGATCCGCATCGAGCTCACCCTCATCCCCGAGGGCTCCTACAACGCCCAGGTCCAGGCGGCCGCCCTGGCCGGGGAGCTGCCGGACCTGTTGGAGCTCGACGGCCCCTACCTCTACCAGTACGTCTGGCAGGGCAGCCTGCGTCCCGTGGGCCCCTTCCTGCCGGAGGACACCAGGGCGGACATCCTGCCTTCCATCCGCGAGCAGGGCACCTTCAGGGGGCGGCTGTACTCGGTGGGGGCCTTCGATTCAGCCCTGGGGCTGTACGCCCGGCGCGACCGGCTGAAGGAGATCGGCGCACGGATCCCGGAGGGGCCGGGGGAGGCCTGGAGTGTAAAGGAATTCGAACAGGTGCTGGGCCTCCTGGCGGAGGCGGACCCGGACGGGGCCGTCCTCGACCTGCACCTGAACTACGAGGGGGAGTGGTTCCCCTACGCCTTCGCGCCGGTGCTGTGGTCGGCGGGCGGCGGCCTCATCGCCCGGCCGGACCACGATCGGGCGCGGGGGGTGCTGGACAGTCCGGAATCGGTGGCCGCCATGGAGCGGCTCCAGGGCTGGATCGAGGCGGGCTACGTGGATCCCAACCTGGACGACGCCGCCTTCACGGAGGGGCGGGTGGCCCTGTCCTGGGGCGGCCACTGGAACTACCCCCGCTACCGCGCGGCGGTGGGGGAGGACCTGGTGGTGCTGCCGCTGCCCGACTTCGGCCGGGGCACCCGCACCGCCCAGGGCTCCTGGAACTGGGGCATTGCCCGGGCCTGTCCGGACCCGGAGGCCGCCGGGGAATTCCTGGCCTTCCTGCTGGAGGACGAGGAGGTCCTCGCCATGACCCGGGCCAACGGCGCCGTCCCCGGCACGCGGCCGGCGCTGGAGCGCTCCCCCCTCTACGGCCCCGACGGCCCCCTGCGCCTGCTGGCGGAGCAGCTGCAAGGCGGCCAGGCCGTTCCGCGCCCCCGAACCCCCGCCTACCCTGTGATCTCCACCATCTTCCAGGACGCCTTCGCCGACATCCGCCACGGCATGGACGTGCGGGAGGTGCTAGAGCGGGCAGCGGCGGAGATCGACGCCGACCTGGAGGCCAACGAGGGCTACCGGTTCCCCGAAGAACCACGAAGGCGGTAA
- a CDS encoding choice-of-anchor L domain-containing protein → MTRTYGTGTALALLLAGTGPVHAIAVDPSEDADTLVDAVLGPGITLDGAPSYSDGPDAAQSGIFTGGNDAGIGIEEGVLMTSGSAANVDGSNHGDYTSTETGAPGDPDLDALVAPGETRDAAVLELDFSTDSGNLAFDYVFASEEYNEFVGSSFNDVFAFFVDGENIANIPGTDTPVSINNVNGGNPLGKDASNADLFNNNDLDDGGPFFDLEYDGFTDVFTATATGLEPGSHTIKLAIADTGDNDLDSGVFIEGGSFTSRPGDGTTPVPAPGTLLLLGAGFAGLGWAGRKAVGAPSPG, encoded by the coding sequence ATGACAAGGACCTACGGCACGGGCACCGCCCTGGCGCTGCTGCTGGCCGGCACGGGGCCGGTCCACGCCATCGCCGTGGACCCCTCGGAGGACGCCGACACCCTGGTGGATGCCGTCCTCGGACCGGGGATCACCCTGGATGGCGCCCCCAGCTACAGCGATGGACCGGACGCCGCACAGTCGGGAATCTTTACAGGAGGTAACGACGCGGGGATCGGCATCGAGGAGGGCGTCCTCATGACCAGCGGCTCCGCGGCCAACGTGGACGGATCCAACCACGGCGACTACACCTCCACGGAGACGGGGGCCCCGGGCGACCCCGACCTGGATGCCCTGGTTGCGCCGGGCGAGACCCGGGACGCCGCCGTCCTCGAGCTCGATTTCTCCACCGACAGCGGCAACCTGGCCTTCGACTACGTCTTCGCCTCCGAGGAGTACAACGAGTTCGTCGGCTCCTCGTTCAACGACGTTTTCGCCTTCTTTGTGGACGGGGAGAACATCGCCAACATCCCCGGCACCGACACGCCGGTGAGCATCAACAACGTCAACGGCGGCAACCCCCTGGGCAAGGACGCCTCCAACGCCGACCTGTTCAACAACAACGACCTCGACGACGGCGGGCCCTTCTTCGACCTGGAATACGACGGCTTCACGGACGTGTTCACCGCAACCGCCACGGGGCTGGAGCCCGGCAGCCACACCATCAAGCTGGCCATCGCCGATACCGGGGACAACGACCTGGACTCCGGGGTCTTCATCGAGGGGGGGTCCTTCACCAGCCGGCCCGGCGACGGCACCACCCCGGTGCCCGCCCCCGGTACCCTGCTGCTGCTCGGGGCCGGATTCGCGGGCCTGGGCTGGGCGGGGCGCAAGGCCGTCGGCGCGCCTTCCCCGGGTTGA
- a CDS encoding c-type cytochrome produces MKRTGIVLMSLMLGGGAGSALAEEGHSSGPEDSGLTAKEIVQEGIPDKGVAACQSCHGETGESPVPMYPHLAGQYESYLSHSLRGYRDGRRDEATMKQQAKNLTDREIDALASYFSSQQDSLDVPGND; encoded by the coding sequence ATGAAGCGTACCGGCATTGTACTGATGAGCCTGATGCTCGGCGGCGGGGCCGGAAGCGCCCTGGCCGAGGAAGGCCACTCGTCCGGGCCGGAGGATTCCGGGCTGACGGCCAAGGAGATCGTCCAGGAGGGCATTCCCGACAAGGGGGTGGCGGCCTGCCAGTCCTGTCACGGGGAGACCGGCGAGAGCCCCGTCCCCATGTACCCGCACCTGGCCGGGCAGTACGAGTCCTACCTGAGCCACAGCCTGCGTGGGTACCGGGACGGGAGGCGTGACGAGGCGACCATGAAGCAGCAGGCCAAGAACCTCACCGATCGGGAGATCGACGCCCTGGCCAGCTATTTCTCCTCCCAGCAGGATTCCCTCGACGTTCCCGGCAACGACTAG
- a CDS encoding c-type cytochrome: MRHASVWLGLGAALVAGGPAMAQSQGDPVAGEEKAYQCMGCHGVAEYTNAYPTYNVPKVGGQQTQYIVSALEAYRSGDREHATMQSQARSLSDEDIQDIAAFFAQEGS, from the coding sequence ATGAGGCATGCAAGCGTCTGGCTGGGACTGGGGGCGGCTCTCGTGGCGGGAGGACCGGCCATGGCCCAGTCGCAAGGGGATCCCGTGGCGGGCGAGGAGAAGGCCTACCAGTGCATGGGCTGCCATGGGGTGGCGGAGTACACCAACGCCTACCCCACCTACAACGTGCCCAAGGTAGGGGGACAGCAGACCCAGTACATCGTCTCGGCCCTGGAGGCCTACCGGAGCGGGGACCGGGAGCACGCGACCATGCAGTCCCAGGCCCGGTCCCTCTCCGACGAGGACATCCAGGATATCGCCGCCTTCTTTGCCCAGGAGGGTTCCTAG
- a CDS encoding hemerythrin domain-containing protein yields MPLDDGSAPDFDTPLQLLRACHGRVERFAELAAHIADHLEEGTPPGRPVRESSGQVLRYFNQAAPLHHADEEEDLLPRLRPRLGPEEASELTALLAELAAEHEALDERWRELRPLLEALHDGRGVDRERYTEAARHFRDGQLDHVRRENAHLLPAAERLLDEEDRRALGAAMAQRRGVRHNR; encoded by the coding sequence ATGCCCCTGGACGACGGTTCCGCGCCGGATTTCGACACCCCACTGCAGCTGCTGCGCGCCTGCCACGGCCGCGTGGAGCGCTTCGCCGAGCTGGCTGCGCATATCGCCGACCACCTGGAGGAGGGAACGCCTCCCGGACGGCCGGTGCGGGAGAGCTCCGGGCAGGTGCTGCGCTACTTCAACCAGGCGGCGCCCCTCCATCACGCCGACGAGGAGGAGGACCTGCTCCCCCGGCTCCGTCCGCGGCTCGGCCCCGAAGAGGCGTCGGAGCTCACCGCCCTGCTGGCGGAGCTGGCCGCCGAGCACGAGGCGCTGGACGAGCGCTGGCGGGAGCTGCGCCCCCTGCTGGAGGCCCTTCACGACGGTCGCGGCGTGGACCGGGAACGCTACACGGAGGCGGCGCGGCACTTCCGGGACGGCCAGCTGGACCATGTCCGCCGGGAGAACGCCCACCTGCTGCCGGCGGCGGAGCGCCTGCTGGACGAGGAGGACCGCCGCGCCCTGGGCGCCGCCATGGCCCAACGCCGCGGGGTGCGGCACAATAGGTAG
- a CDS encoding tetratricopeptide repeat protein, protein MDATDKLNAFLGMLEQGQDGPLLRYSIGLEYLHKDDPERAAEHLRQCLEQDPAYSAAYKALAEAEDTLGAAEECRATLERGIAHAEERGDLQAKKEMEVFRKRLDKGKPLRNR, encoded by the coding sequence ATGGACGCCACCGACAAGCTGAACGCCTTCCTGGGCATGCTGGAGCAGGGTCAGGACGGGCCCCTGCTGCGCTACTCCATCGGTCTGGAGTACCTCCACAAGGACGACCCGGAGCGGGCCGCGGAGCACCTCCGGCAGTGCCTGGAGCAGGACCCGGCCTACTCCGCCGCCTACAAGGCCCTGGCCGAGGCCGAGGACACCCTCGGCGCGGCGGAGGAGTGCCGCGCCACCCTGGAGCGGGGCATCGCCCACGCGGAGGAGCGGGGCGACCTGCAGGCCAAAAAGGAGATGGAGGTGTTCCGGAAGCGCCTGGACAAGGGCAAGCCGCTGCGGAACCGCTGA
- the bioF gene encoding 8-amino-7-oxononanoate synthase, translating to MPASLRQHARRTLEELEAAGRRRRPVATGTGDGRLVARHGQELLDFSSNDYLGLARDPEVARAAERALAEHGTGGAASRLITGDHPPYAELEAELAALKGTEDAVVFGSGYLANLGILPALVDRHDLILADKLNHACLVDGARLSGARMIRYPHADVAALRARLERYRGRYRHCLLVTDGVFSMDGDLAPLAELSALAAEHDCWLMTDDAHGVGVLGGGAGSTAAARLSAEEVPLQMGTLSKAVGGYGGYLCAAREVADLIRTRARSFIYTTALPPATVAANTAALRRIRTDPALSRRPLELARRLAAGLGLPAPESPIVPVILGADRAALAAQEELAAAGYLVQAIRPPTVPEGTARLRVTLRAPHRESDVDALAGALAPWVRQTAAEAP from the coding sequence ATGCCCGCCTCCCTACGCCAGCACGCCCGCCGGACCCTTGAGGAGCTGGAGGCCGCCGGCCGCCGTCGAAGGCCCGTGGCCACCGGCACCGGCGACGGCCGTTTGGTGGCGCGCCACGGCCAGGAGCTGCTGGACTTCTCCTCCAACGACTACCTGGGCCTGGCCCGCGACCCGGAGGTGGCCCGTGCCGCCGAGCGAGCCCTGGCGGAGCACGGCACCGGCGGCGCCGCCAGCCGCCTGATCACCGGCGACCACCCGCCCTACGCCGAGCTGGAGGCGGAGCTGGCGGCCCTGAAGGGCACCGAGGACGCCGTGGTCTTCGGCAGTGGCTACCTGGCCAATCTGGGCATCCTTCCGGCCCTGGTGGATCGCCACGACCTGATCCTCGCCGACAAGCTCAACCACGCCTGCCTGGTGGACGGCGCCCGCCTGTCCGGGGCGCGGATGATCCGCTACCCCCACGCCGACGTCGCCGCCCTGCGGGCCCGCCTGGAGCGCTACCGGGGCCGATACCGCCACTGCCTGCTGGTGACCGATGGGGTGTTCTCCATGGACGGCGACCTGGCGCCCCTGGCCGAGCTGTCCGCCCTGGCGGCGGAGCACGACTGCTGGCTCATGACCGACGACGCCCACGGCGTCGGCGTGCTCGGCGGCGGCGCCGGCAGCACCGCCGCGGCCAGGCTGAGCGCGGAGGAGGTGCCGTTGCAGATGGGCACCCTGTCCAAGGCCGTGGGCGGGTACGGCGGCTACCTGTGCGCCGCCCGGGAGGTGGCCGACCTGATCCGTACCCGGGCGCGCAGCTTCATCTACACCACGGCCCTGCCACCGGCCACGGTGGCGGCCAACACCGCCGCCCTGCGCCGCATCCGCACCGACCCGGCCCTGAGCCGCCGGCCCCTGGAGCTGGCCCGGCGCCTCGCCGCCGGCCTGGGCCTGCCCGCGCCGGAGAGCCCCATCGTCCCGGTCATCCTCGGCGCCGACCGCGCCGCCCTGGCGGCGCAGGAGGAGCTCGCCGCCGCCGGCTACCTGGTGCAGGCCATCCGCCCGCCCACGGTGCCGGAGGGCACGGCCCGCCTGCGCGTCACCCTGCGCGCCCCCCACCGTGAGTCGGACGTGGACGCCCTGGCCGGGGCCCTGGCCCCCTGGGTGCGGCAGACCGCCGCGGAGGCCCCGTGA
- a CDS encoding alpha/beta fold hydrolase, which translates to MSTALRALAVAGWGHTPACWERLQPEGVELTGNALPGHAAAEGEPVPGGPDLRAAANALAGDWGLLLGWSLGGLAALEAVRSGAVRPRGLVLLATPPSFLARATYPAGLDSTVFRRFRDGLDQDPAGTLRRFYALQFQGDRAARSAWAPTAIRDRLLAAGTAPSVLTGWLEVLGEADLTAEPPRLDLPVLVLHGSGDAVVDPAAVEFFLGCGPGVRAHIVRGAGHAPQITHPEETGQQIAGFARDLAP; encoded by the coding sequence GTGAGCACCGCCCTGCGCGCCCTGGCGGTAGCCGGCTGGGGGCACACCCCGGCCTGCTGGGAGCGTTTGCAGCCGGAGGGGGTGGAGCTCACCGGCAACGCCCTGCCCGGCCATGCCGCCGCGGAGGGGGAGCCGGTGCCCGGCGGCCCGGACCTGCGGGCGGCCGCCAACGCCCTGGCCGGGGACTGGGGCCTGCTCCTGGGCTGGTCCCTGGGGGGTCTGGCGGCGCTGGAGGCGGTGCGCTCCGGGGCCGTGCGGCCGCGCGGCCTGGTGCTGCTGGCAACGCCGCCCTCCTTCCTGGCCCGCGCCACCTACCCCGCCGGGCTGGACTCGACGGTCTTCCGGCGCTTCCGCGACGGGCTCGACCAGGACCCCGCCGGCACCCTGCGGCGCTTCTACGCCCTGCAGTTCCAGGGCGACCGGGCGGCCCGCTCGGCCTGGGCCCCGACCGCCATCCGCGATCGGCTCCTGGCCGCGGGGACGGCGCCCTCGGTGCTGACGGGCTGGCTGGAGGTGCTGGGGGAGGCGGACCTTACGGCCGAACCGCCGCGCCTGGATCTGCCCGTGCTGGTGCTGCACGGTTCGGGGGACGCCGTGGTGGACCCCGCCGCGGTGGAGTTCTTCCTGGGCTGCGGGCCCGGGGTCCGCGCGCACATCGTTCGGGGGGCGGGCCACGCCCCCCAGATCACCCATCCCGAGGAAACGGGGCAGCAGATTGCCGGATTCGCCCGAGACCTCGCTCCCTGA
- a CDS encoding methyltransferase domain-containing protein: MPDSPETSLPEAPFDKRAVRRDFGRAAATYDRHADLQRRVAAEVAALYRRLAPWGAERVLDLGCGTGYVGGDLMRGEGAPGSLLALDLAHPMTRRGRVPGHPAVTGDADQLPFAAGSFDAVVSSLTLQWSNDLEATLRGVTRILRPGGLLVASTLLAGTLEELDAALRGTNGGRVGPFLEAPEAAAAVTAAGLRAGECRPAPEVDRAADPMEVLRGLKGLGAVAKDPGRARGLRGRRHLGALCRAYREATGRPEGTVPVTWNVGYLVGWKTS; the protein is encoded by the coding sequence TTGCCGGATTCGCCCGAGACCTCGCTCCCTGAGGCCCCCTTCGACAAGCGCGCCGTGCGCCGGGACTTCGGCCGGGCGGCGGCCACCTACGACCGCCACGCGGACCTCCAGCGCCGGGTGGCCGCGGAGGTGGCCGCCCTGTACCGCCGGCTGGCCCCGTGGGGCGCGGAGCGGGTCCTGGACCTCGGCTGCGGAACGGGCTACGTGGGGGGCGACCTGATGCGGGGCGAAGGGGCCCCCGGCTCCCTGTTGGCCCTGGACCTGGCCCACCCCATGACCCGCCGGGGCCGGGTGCCGGGGCACCCGGCGGTCACCGGCGACGCCGACCAGCTGCCCTTCGCCGCCGGGTCCTTCGACGCGGTGGTATCCTCCCTGACCCTCCAGTGGTCCAATGACCTGGAGGCCACCCTGCGCGGCGTGACCCGGATCCTCCGTCCCGGCGGCCTTTTGGTGGCGAGCACCCTGCTGGCTGGGACCCTGGAGGAGCTGGACGCCGCCCTGCGCGGGACGAACGGCGGCCGGGTGGGGCCCTTCCTGGAGGCCCCCGAGGCCGCGGCGGCCGTCACCGCCGCGGGGCTACGCGCCGGGGAGTGCCGGCCCGCCCCCGAGGTGGACCGCGCCGCCGACCCGATGGAGGTGCTGCGCGGCCTCAAGGGCCTGGGCGCTGTGGCCAAGGACCCCGGCCGGGCGCGCGGCCTGCGCGGTCGACGCCACCTGGGCGCCCTGTGCCGCGCCTACCGGGAGGCCACCGGCCGCCCCGAAGGCACGGTGCCGGTCACCTGGAACGTGGGGTACCTGGTGGGATGGAAGACGTCCTAG
- a CDS encoding methyltransferase family protein, whose amino-acid sequence MEDVLGSAGPYLGLVALWAAYFAVHSLLAARRPKAWAARQGPAAVRVYRLAYNGLAVLLLVPPLWLTFTLDGPMVLQWSGPAWWLAQGAALLALAGFVASLRAYDMEHFLGLRQWRAPEITNGGVEPWEPMRLSGFHRHVRHPWYFFGLVILWTRNLDLALFLTALTITVYLVIGSRLEERKLMETYGDAYRAYRQRVPGLFPLPGRRLTRAQAEELVRRANGEEDA is encoded by the coding sequence ATGGAAGACGTCCTAGGATCGGCGGGGCCCTACCTGGGGCTGGTGGCCCTATGGGCGGCCTATTTCGCCGTGCACTCGCTGCTCGCCGCACGCCGCCCCAAGGCGTGGGCGGCGCGCCAGGGGCCGGCCGCGGTCCGCGTCTACCGGCTGGCCTACAATGGGCTGGCGGTGCTCCTGCTGGTGCCGCCGCTGTGGCTGACCTTCACCCTGGACGGTCCCATGGTGCTGCAGTGGTCGGGGCCGGCTTGGTGGCTCGCCCAGGGGGCGGCGCTGCTGGCGCTGGCTGGTTTCGTGGCCAGCCTGCGGGCCTACGACATGGAGCATTTCCTGGGCTTGCGCCAGTGGCGCGCCCCGGAGATCACCAACGGCGGGGTGGAGCCGTGGGAGCCCATGCGCCTGTCGGGCTTCCATCGCCACGTGCGCCATCCGTGGTACTTCTTCGGCCTGGTGATCCTCTGGACCCGCAACCTGGACCTAGCCCTGTTCCTGACGGCGCTGACCATAACCGTCTATCTGGTGATCGGCTCCCGGCTGGAGGAGCGGAAGCTGATGGAGACCTACGGGGACGCCTACCGGGCCTATCGACAGCGGGTGCCGGGGCTGTTCCCCCTGCCGGGCCGCCGTCTCACCCGGGCCCAGGCGGAGGAGCTGGTGCGTAGGGCCAATGGGGAGGAGGACGCATGA
- the bioD gene encoding dethiobiotin synthase, giving the protein MTRTLVVTGTGTEIGKTYISAAIARQLRARGETVEATKPVSSGCEADDQGRLWSPDGRELLAACGYDPDDWAAHQRLCLERFAEPMSPHMAADRAGRILSLKMLTGYCESLEGETDGCVLAEGVGGVMVPLTDSTTFLDWMRDLQWPALLVAGTYLGTLSHTLTALRCLKDAGVPLAGLVLNRSAEEPVPAEETRRTLSFFHPDVPVAVVPRAAEGETAPELPDLVEAFGIGRGE; this is encoded by the coding sequence ATGACGCGCACATTGGTGGTGACCGGGACCGGCACCGAGATCGGCAAGACCTACATAAGCGCCGCCATCGCCCGGCAGCTGCGCGCGCGCGGCGAGACGGTTGAGGCCACCAAGCCCGTGAGCAGCGGCTGCGAGGCCGACGACCAGGGCCGCCTGTGGAGCCCCGACGGCCGGGAGCTGCTGGCGGCCTGCGGCTACGACCCGGACGATTGGGCGGCCCACCAACGCCTGTGCCTGGAGCGCTTCGCCGAGCCCATGTCGCCCCACATGGCCGCCGACCGTGCCGGACGCATCCTGTCCCTGAAGATGCTGACGGGCTACTGCGAGAGCCTGGAGGGGGAGACCGACGGCTGCGTGCTGGCGGAGGGGGTGGGCGGGGTCATGGTGCCGCTCACCGACAGCACCACCTTCCTGGACTGGATGCGCGACCTGCAATGGCCCGCCCTGCTGGTGGCGGGCACCTACCTGGGCACCCTCAGCCACACCCTCACCGCCCTCCGGTGCCTGAAGGACGCCGGGGTGCCGCTGGCCGGCCTGGTGCTCAACCGCAGCGCCGAGGAGCCGGTCCCCGCCGAAGAGACCCGCCGCACTCTCAGCTTCTTCCATCCCGACGTGCCCGTGGCGGTGGTGCCGCGCGCCGCGGAGGGCGAGACGGCGCCGGAGCTGCCCGACCTGGTGGAGGCCTTCGGCATCGGCCGGGGGGAATAA
- a CDS encoding adenosylmethionine--8-amino-7-oxononanoate transaminase encodes MTSNPTHGTERTDWPERSLDHVWYPYAQMRDMAPPVPVAGVEGTRIRLADGRELVDGTSSWWSACHGYRHPHIMEAVHRQLDVLPHVMLGGMTHEPVVRLGERLAAKAPGDLAHTMFTDSGSVAVEVALKMARQYWDNRGETQRDTFIAFENGYHGDTAGCMGVSDTYRDLRPRFTGLAHEHLTVPLPAEEGPCALERVLAEHGDRIAGVIIEPLIQGAGGMLVHSPKVLRRAADLAQAAGTLFIADEIATGFGRTGSLFACEQAGAEPDIMCLSKALTGGTMAMAATMATEQVFAGFHGDDESTALMHGPTFTGNPLAAAAANASLDLFETEPRVAQAAALEAQLTEELVPLGELPGVVDVRIKGAMGAVQVASDRHKDWMRHRFVEHGVWIRPLGDVVYVTPPLTLAAEDLSRLTDAMGRVVREAFA; translated from the coding sequence ATGACGTCCAACCCCACCCATGGCACCGAACGGACCGACTGGCCCGAGCGGTCCCTGGACCACGTCTGGTACCCCTACGCCCAGATGCGGGATATGGCTCCGCCCGTGCCGGTGGCGGGGGTGGAGGGAACCCGCATTCGCCTCGCCGACGGCCGGGAGCTGGTGGACGGCACCTCCTCCTGGTGGTCCGCCTGCCACGGCTACCGCCATCCCCACATCATGGAGGCGGTACACCGCCAGCTCGACGTGCTGCCCCACGTCATGCTCGGCGGCATGACCCACGAGCCGGTGGTGCGCCTGGGCGAGCGTCTCGCCGCCAAGGCGCCCGGGGATCTGGCCCACACCATGTTCACCGACTCCGGCTCGGTGGCGGTGGAGGTGGCCCTGAAGATGGCCCGTCAGTACTGGGACAACCGGGGCGAGACCCAGCGCGACACCTTCATCGCCTTCGAGAACGGCTACCACGGCGACACCGCCGGCTGCATGGGGGTCTCCGACACCTACCGCGACCTGCGCCCCCGCTTCACCGGCCTGGCCCACGAGCACCTCACCGTGCCCCTGCCCGCCGAGGAGGGCCCCTGCGCCCTGGAGCGGGTGCTGGCGGAGCACGGTGACCGCATCGCCGGGGTGATCATCGAGCCGCTCATCCAGGGGGCCGGCGGCATGTTGGTGCACTCCCCGAAGGTGCTGCGCCGCGCCGCGGACCTGGCCCAGGCGGCGGGGACCCTGTTCATCGCCGACGAGATCGCCACCGGCTTCGGCCGCACCGGCAGCCTGTTCGCCTGCGAGCAGGCGGGGGCGGAGCCCGACATCATGTGCCTGTCCAAGGCCCTCACCGGGGGCACCATGGCCATGGCCGCCACCATGGCCACGGAGCAGGTGTTCGCCGGCTTCCACGGCGACGACGAGTCCACGGCGCTCATGCACGGGCCCACCTTCACCGGCAATCCGCTGGCCGCGGCCGCCGCCAACGCCTCCCTCGACCTCTTCGAGACGGAGCCGCGCGTGGCCCAGGCGGCCGCCCTGGAGGCCCAGCTCACCGAGGAGCTGGTCCCCCTCGGTGAACTCCCGGGCGTGGTGGATGTCCGCATTAAGGGAGCCATGGGCGCCGTCCAGGTGGCCTCGGACCGCCACAAGGACTGGATGCGCCACCGTTTCGTGGAGCACGGCGTGTGGATCCGCCCCCTGGGCGACGTCGTCTATGTCACTCCCCCGCTGACCCTCGCCGCCGAGGACCTCTCCCGCCTGACCGATGCCATGGGCCGGGTGGTCCGGGAGGCCTTCGCCTGA
- the hemJ gene encoding protoporphyrinogen oxidase HemJ: protein MLWLKAFHIMAVVAWFAGLFYLPRLYVYHAADPHPETATLFKTMERRLYRGIMTPAMVVTVVLGLWLWFGYWWGAGWWLHAKVALVVVLLAYHFYLGHLRKVFAADANTRGDRFYRALNEFPTLLLVAIVLLVELKPGG from the coding sequence ATGCTCTGGCTCAAGGCGTTTCACATCATGGCGGTGGTGGCGTGGTTCGCCGGGCTGTTCTACCTCCCCCGGCTCTACGTATACCACGCCGCCGACCCCCACCCCGAGACCGCCACCCTGTTCAAGACCATGGAACGGCGCCTGTACCGCGGCATCATGACCCCGGCCATGGTGGTGACGGTGGTCTTGGGGCTGTGGCTGTGGTTCGGTTATTGGTGGGGGGCCGGCTGGTGGCTGCACGCCAAGGTGGCCCTGGTGGTGGTACTGCTGGCCTACCACTTCTACCTCGGCCACCTGCGCAAGGTGTTCGCCGCCGACGCCAACACCCGCGGCGACCGCTTCTACCGCGCCCTCAACGAATTCCCCACGCTGCTGCTGGTGGCCATCGTCCTGCTGGTGGAGCTCAAGCCCGGGGGATAA